The Bacillus sp. 2205SS5-2 genome segment TTGAATCAAATTTGGGAAAGTGGTAGACTGTTTCATAGGGACGCTCCTTTTTAAATTGTTTGTGTCGTAACAACAATTTTACTAAAAGGGCGTCCTTTTTTGTAGTTTTTTAATGGATTTAATTGGTTAATCAACACTCTTGCTCTAGCATATAAAAATGGATGGATGCCCTCCTTATTTTCCTCCTTTTGGATTAAAAATGATGTCCGTAGTCTTTCTTCATCACGAAATAAGGACGAACTCGAAAAGCATCCTTAACTATAGAATGTTGATAGTTTGTAACAAACAGACCTCCACCTTTCGTCTATGGGAATTATAATGGAAGTTATATCGTGAAGATATTCACAAACTAGTAAAGGTTAGGTGAGTACGATGCAACATCCCCATACAACCATTGACTACAGCGAAGACCCGTTTATTGTTATCTGGGAGGTTACTAGAGCATGTGAATTGAAATGCGTACACTGTCGTGCAGACGCTCAAACAAAACCTCATCCTCTTGAGTTAAGCCATGAAGAAGGGAAGAGGCTTATTGGTGATATTTATGATATGAATAAGCCTATGCTCGTTTTTACGGGTGGAGATTGTATGATGAGAGAGGATTTATTTCAATTAGCGGAGTATGCTGTTAATAAAGGAATGCGGATGTCCATGACCCCAAGCGCAACGGAAAATGTCACAATTGATAAGATGGAAAGGGCGAAAGAGGTTGGTCTTTCTCGTTGGGGATTTAGTCTTGATGGTCCTACTCCTAAGGTCCATGATCATTTCCGTGGAACCCCAGGCTCGTTTGATTTAACTGTAGAGAAGATTCGCTATTTAAATGAATTGAACATGCCGTTACAAATTAATACGGTGATTTCTCGATATAATATCGATGTCATTGAAAAATGGCTGACTTAGTCGAAGAGCTTGGAGCAGTAATGTGGTATATCTTTTTACTGGTTCCAACAGGTCGAGGACAACAGGAAGATTGTTTAACGCCTATTGAGCATGAAAAAGTATTCCTTTGGCTTTATGAACTAAGCAAAAGAGCTCCATTTGATATAAAAACAACGGCTGCCCAGCATTACCGCCGGGTCGTGCTTCAGCAGAAGATGAAAGAAAAAATAATTTCAAGAACAGATATTCGCTATGAAGACACGATGACAAGTAAATCGATGTCTATTAAGGATGGATTAAAACGCGCACCTAAAGGGGTTAACGATGGAAATGGGTTTATTTTTGTTTCCCATACAGGAGATGTGTCGCCAAGTGGGCTACTGCCATTAGTGGCAGGAAATGTAAGGGAGGAGCCACTGAAAGAGATCTACCGTCATTCTCCTATTTTAAAAGAGCTACGTAATCCTGATGCTTATAAAGGAAAATGTGGCGTTTGTGAGTATCGTTATATTTGCGGAGGATCACGCTCTCGTACGTATGCCGTGACGGGTGATTATTTAGAAAGTGAACCGTATTGTGTTTATATTCCAGAAGCTTTGCGAAAAAGAAAGCAGCGAGTATAAACGGACATAAAAAGGAATAAACACAATTAAGTAAAAGTTATAGGGAGCCATAACAAAGGAGCTCCTATATGAAACTATCAGAAATACAACCGCAACAGTATGAACAGCTACACAGTGAACATTCTTATTGGGATGAAAAAATAAAAGCAATTGCCCAAAAGGAACAATTACCTTTCGAGACCCTTTGTCGCTTTTCTTATGGTGGGACTATCGTCTATAGCCTAGATGAACGAGTGGTTATAAAGTTATTTCCCTCTTTCGACCAACAAGAGTTCCTCATTGAGCAAGAGATTCTTCAGCATCTAAAGCATCATCCTCTTCCCGTCGAGGTCCCTGAGCTGATTGGAGTAGGGAAATTTGAAGGTTGGAGCTATGTCACGATGAATCAGGTTGAAGGGAATCTTCTAGTTGAGCTATGGGACGCGCTTTCATTTAATGAAAAAAAGCTGATTGCCTGTGATTTAGGGCTGTTAATCCAAAAAGTACATGCTCTTCCGACAGGTTCATTAGTCGAAAGTGAGATTAAATGGGAACAATTTATTACGGAGCAGTGGATAGGGTAAGACCACATCATCAACAAATGGGATTGTCTTCTAGCCTTCTAGAAATGGTCGAGCCTTATGTCCGAGAAGAAAACATTCAGTTATGTCCTCAAAAGGTGTTATTAACAGGGGAATATACGCCATTTAATTTACTCATGAAAAAGCGAGAAGGATCTTGGCGACTGCATGGGCTCATCGATTTTGCTGATTGCTTTTTAGGGGATGCAACCTACGACTTATTAGGGCCAATCATGTTTATGTTTTTTACAGAGGAAGGTCTTACCCAGCAATTTTTAGAGAGCTATGGATATAAAGGATCTAAAGAGCAGTTGATGACCTATTTATTGCTTCATCGCTTTAGTGACCTTCCATACTATATGTCCAAAAGTGACTCTTCACAGGAAGCCAAGACAATTGAGGAGCTTGAGGATGTGTTTTTTTAGGACTCTTTTTTTCTGCATTGTCGTTATTAAAAATTATGGTTGAGGGATTCCATTTTTATTGTGTTGATTTTGTTAAAAAAATACATCAAAACCTATCTTATTTTCGATTTTTATACTGTCGCGAAACAGACTATTTATGCTTCTTCGCTATTTAGTATTTAGTTCAAACAACTATGTAGGTTTCGGAACTCAATCAATTATTCTTGTAACAGGTGGTGAATGCTGAGCGAGCAATTGAACTCATTCCCTTGTCCGGTTTGGTTTTTCGCTTGTTTTAATCAATATGTAGAATCCTGACATTAAGCTAAAATGGTAGCATCAATTGAACCCTAGAAAATTGTCTTGTCAACACTAAATAGCGAAGAGCCCTATTTATATGTAAAAGCAGATGCTCTCTGCTTATTTTTTTGCTTGATTAATTGCCCACCCCCTAGAAATATCAATGATAAGGTTTAACATATCAAATTTTATTTGCTGAAAAAACTTTAAATCACTAGCAAAGGCAGGAGATTTGTTAATTTTCCCGAATCTAGTTAGCTTGGGGAAAATACTACTCTTAAGGAGAATTCTATGAAACTTAAAATAATCCATACTAATGATCTTCATAGTCATTTTGACCAGTTTTCACGCGCAGCTTCCCTGATTGATGCTCATCGAGATGAACATACATTGCTTCTAGACGGCGGCGATTTTGCAGACTTCAAAAGTATCGAGCTTCAGGGAACAAGGGGCATGGCGGCAGTGGAATTATTAGAATCACTAGGCTATGACGCTCTAACGATTGGAAATAACGAAATGTTCAATGGTCCGGATACACTAGAATATATGGCCCTTAACAGCAAGGTTCCATTTATCAGTAATAATTTACTCAAGAAGGATCTTACATCTTTTCAGAGTGTTTTCAAAAGTATAGTAACTGTAAAAAACAATCTCCGAATTATGATTACAGGATCGTCTCCCGATTTAGGGGGCTTCAATGATGGTTTAGGTATTCATATTTCCAACTATAAAACGGCTCTAATTGAAGAATTGAATAAAAAACGTGGGCTATATGATATCTGTATTCTCCTAAGTCATATCGGAACGGTTGCTGATGAAGAATTAGCAAAGGAAGTACCCGAAATCGATGTAATTCTTTCAGCGCACGACCATCAGCTTTATTCCGAAGCCAAGACGATGAATGGGACTATCCTCAATAGTGCAGGCAGCTATGGTGACTATATTGGCATTGTTGAACTAGAAGTAAAGGATTCGTTGGTGAAGCTGCTGCATTCGGCTACTATCCCCACGAGAAATAGTGATCAACATTCAACAATCTTGTCCATTTTAGCAAAAAATAAAGAAAAAGCAATTGAGCAATTAAGTCGTCCACTTTATGAATTAGCCCGGCCCTTATGGCATGACGTAATGGAAGAAAATCCACTGTCCAATTTGATTGCAGATGGTCTAAAAGATATGTTGGACGGGGATTTAGGTTTGATTAATAGTGGTATTTGTAATGCTGGCGTTTTCCACTATATATCTCAGAAGAAATTAATAGAGATTTGTCCATCCCCTTTAAACCCAACTTCAATTGAAATAAAAGGGAAATATATCAAAGCGGCCCTGCAGCAGTCACTAGATGCTCAAGTTTGTTTAGCAGATGGTAAAGGTCCAGGATTTAGAGGGAAGTTTGTAGGGAGTTTACATATTTCAGGTGCAGAAATCACCCATGATGGAAGAAAGGTGCTAGAGGTATTTGTAGGGGAGCGGCCACTTGAAGATGAAGAATGGTACACGGTCGCCACTTCCGATTATTTACAGCGAGGATCTGGCTACCCGCCTCTTTCAAATAATCAAAATGAACTGTATCGACCAGAAGAAATTAAAGATGTCATTAAACTGTATGGACAAAAACAAGAATTCATGGAGAAGGCAACGATAAGGCGTTGGAAAAAGAGAGCGGGAATCTCGGTGTAACCATATAGAAAAGGGTGCCACGTGACGTTTAACAGGTTTCGTTAGGAGGAGCAAATAAAAAAATACGTTTTGGTTCGCCTCGAAAGCCTCAAGAAAATCACATAAAAAACGCTGTTGATTCTCACTTCAACAGCGTTTTTTAAAACTAAACCTTACCGTCAGTAAAGAGATTTGTCATTTACTATTCTTGTGTGTCTTCGTCATTTTTGTATTCTAAAATATCCCCTGGTTGACAATCTAAAGCCCTACAAATGGCTTCTAAGGTTGATAATCGAATTGCTTTTGCCTTTGCATTTTTCAATATAGAGAGATTAGCCATCGTTATTCCAACCCTCTCCGAAAGTTCTGTCACGCTCATTTTTCTTTTAGCCAGCATCACATCAATATTGATTATTATCGCCATAATATTCACCTCAGACTGTTAAATCATTTTCAGATTTTATATTTATTGCTTCTTGTAATAGTTTTTGTAGCACAGCAGCAAAGACAGCAATCACAAATGAAGCAAAAATAATGACCATTCCGAGTAGTATGATTCCTGGGGCGTCGTCTACCTCCGCTATGAGATAGAAAAATGGCATGCCAGTCACATACAAAATACTAATTGTAATTGCACAGTTTTTTATATTTTTTAACGACTTTACGGATAATTCCGAGAACGCTTTGTTCTTGTCAATATAGTTTAAAAGTCTTAAAGCCTGGTACAATGCAACGAAAAACGCTATCGCGGTCGTATACCCACCGACTAAAACGAGATATTGCAAATAAGCCCATTCTATATGCATTTCTGCGACTTCACCTGCTAGCCAAGGTAACCCATAGATACACAAAACAAGAACAGGAGTTCCGATAATAAAAACAGCTAGTTTTAAAAACAATGTTGTTCCTTGTTTCATAAAAAGCACCTCACATATTTATTGATAATGATATTTTAAGGTAAAATATATCGTTTTTCAATAAAAAAACATTGAATTTTATTATTCTTTTATTGTTGTGTAGAAACGTTTTGTTTTGAACAAAAATAAAAATGCTCTTTAATTAAGGCTCTCTTCGTATACATTGTGGCTATTTCATTATATTTTGATTAAATCTTCCATTTCACTGTTGAATTCTATTAAAAACAGTCGGATCTAGCTACAGTGGCTTGAGGCTCGGGTCAAATGAATAACTCTCCAGTGATGCAGGCATCACCTCCGAGCTCTTCATTTGCCTGTCGCCTCAAAGCGAGCCACTTCCGCTTTTCATGATCTAGCTACAGTGGCTAGGGACTATGGCATTTGTCAGCCCACTACGTGAAGCAGGCTTCACTGCGTGTACTTCCAGATGCCTGCCGTCCCTGGGCGAGCCACTTCCGCTTTTCGTAAATGATGCCCGGAACAAAGCTATATCATAGATGATAAACGGATTCGAAAAGCCACAAACTTTGCGAAAACAGCCATTATTTAAAGCTAATCTGCATATTCTACCAAAATATTTAAGCTACTTCACATATGTTTTCTAAGTGCACGATAAATACTGTTATAAAAAAACTACACAAAGAGTTAAAATAATACTATTAAGTTAATAATTAATAAAAAATAGCGTGAATTCGTATGTGAATTCACGCTAAAATTGTTAAGTGACAAAAAAGCGAGTCGTTCTATTCAACAATCGGGCTATTATATGTAGTATGATTTTCCACCGTATTCAACGTAAGTAAAGATACGAAAAATGCCAAATTTGTATCTTTGTAGAAGCATTATATATAGTAAGTAATTATAGTTATTAACGTTAACAAACATAGGACTTTACGTGGAGGGGTGGGTATGATAGGCTTGGATGCCTGATGAAACAACGGCTTCAGGCTTTCAAGACCAACCATGCCCACAGAGGCTCCACGTCAAGTTCTTAACCGCTTATCTATGGTTACATGGAAACAATGATAAAGGATGCATCATATCAATGTTTTGGATCGGATACTATATATAACAGACTGATTGTTGAATATTTGAATTAGAGGTAACTTAAACATTTATTGTTTTTATCCTAAATTGAAATACGAAGGAATGTACTTAAAATAAGATGAAGTTATTTTGCTAAGCTATTAAAACATCGAATTATTTTTAGGGGAGATTAAAAATAGGACAATCAATAAGGATGTAATCGATAAAGTTTTGCTGTGATCAACAGAACTTCCGTCATTTCCCGTAATGTTAAAAAAGTAAAATCCAACGAAAATAGCACTGAATAGCCAACTATTGTTATTTATTTCGGTGCTACTTAAGGCTTACTCTTTAACTTGGAATAATATTTTTTAACAGTACGCAAAAAAGAAAACCCTCTCACACAAGAATGGAGAAGACTTTCTCTTTTGTTTACCTATTTGCCTGTTCAGTAAACGGTTTGGCTAACGTAGAAGGAAAAACTTTCTCTCCTAAACCATAAAATTCACAAAAGCTCATAATAAGCGGCTTCCATTTATCTGAATCGATATGATTTTTTCCATCATCCGTTAATAGGCTAGACTCGATATGTGCTTTTACTATATTCATCTCTATTGCCTTCATTGCACTAGGTTGTTCAAATGAATATACATTTTTAACTACTGCTTCTAATTGAACGGGACATTCCTTTACTCGAGGAGCATTTACTTCTCTGGAAGGCTGCTTTGTGAATCCAGCAATTTCAAATTTGTTTTTTTCAAATTGGTATCCCATATCTTTTTTATATTGAGGGATAGGTGTTTTTCCAGTTAGAAGAGCTAAACGATCTACCTTTTCGACAAGTTCAACCGAGGGAAGGTTTAAGACACATTCCTTTTCTATAAGAAGATTTTCCACTGTCTTAGAATTCCCGCTCATCCCTACCATGCAAGATTGTCCCATCCACCACACAGATGAGATAGGAGCTAAATTATTTGAGCCATCAGCATTTCTTGTACTAACAAGGACAACAGGGGTACCAAAGTATAAGATTTTCGGGTTAATAACTTTGTGCATTATATCTCTCCTTCACATTTCATTTCACAGTCTCATTATACTCTGTGAAGGAAGTGTGAAACTTTTGATATCTTGCTGTCTCATTTACTTAGTCTTTTGTTGCCTCTTCCTGTACTGAGAGGGTGTCAAGTTGTTTTTCTTTTTAAACAGCGTTGTAAAATATGAGATATTCATAATTCCGACATCTAAACTAATTTGTGTGATGGATTTCTTAGTGTGTGAGAGAAGGATTGCGGCCTTTTCTAACCGGATTTTTTGAATATATTCTAAGGGACTTTCTCCTTTCACACGTTTAAACATTCTTTGAAGATGAAAAGGACTTCGATGATGTTCACTTGCTATTCCTTCTAATGTTAAATGGTGATGATAGTGTTGGTCAATCCAATGAACAACTTCTTCCACCCATTCTTCTTCTGGCCACAACAGTTGATCCGGCTTACAACGTTTGCAAGGACGAAAGGGAAAGGAATCCAATTCGTCTGGATCTTTAAATACCACCACATTCTCCAGATTAGGAATTCTAGATTTACAGGAAGGACGACAATAAACCCCAGTGCTTTTAACAGCATAATAAAATTCACCGTCAAAAGCAGAATCATTTTCAACTATTGCTTTCCATTGACGATCTTTAATGGATTCAATCCCCATCATAACGAACTCCCTTCGATCCATCTAAATGCTTCCATTTTACTCTAATTTATGAACAAAACCCACTCCCTGCATTACTTTACCGAGTAATAAAAGGAATGGGTTTTCTATGTTAGAATGCTCCTTGGGAAGTAGATGCTTTTAGTAACCATCTATATTTACCAAGCTATAAGGGTAATTCTTACCTTAAAGAAAATACCAATTACATGGCTAGTTTTAGCAAATTGATACTTGCGTTTATATCTCTATCATGGTGGGTGAGGCACTCGGGACAATTCCATTATTTCTATTGTTTGAACCCTTCTTTTTGCGTGCCAAAGAACATTGAAGAAAAGCTAGTCTTTTTTCAGCCTTTCTCAACCATTTAGGATTTTCGTATTTTTTACCCGTTAGATAATAGTGCAAAATCTTTCAGCCCAACATCAACATCTACCTTAGTATCAAGTTTAAGATACAACTATTCATTTTCTTCTACTAAAACAGCAGCGAAATACTTGTTAGTAAGGGTTTTAGAAATCGTTACTGACTTAATCAAGCTGGAAAATGGTCTGTGTTGCTTAATTCTTACTAGTGTCTTTAGTTTTGGTAGTTTGATATAACCATTTTCCATGTATACCGTTTCTTTTTGGTTGTTCGTCGTGTAACTATGGTGATGTTCCTTTTTACTTTTGAACTTTGGGAATCCGCCTGACTTATCACGAAAGAAAGTAGCGTATGCCTTGTTTAGATTCATTTGTGCATTGGCTAAAGCAAGACTATCCACTTCCTTTAGAAACGGAAATTCAGGTTTGTATTGTGCAGGAGTAGGATACTTGACAGATTGATCCATGCTTTCTTGAGATTCTTGATAAGAACTAATTCTGTCATCAAGTATTTTGTTGTAGACAAATGGTACACATCCGAAGGTTTTTGCGAACAATATTCGTTGTTCCTTCTTCGATAGATACGATACTTATAGGCTTTCAACATCACCTACACCTACTTTTTTCCTTGTTTTTAATGTACTGTTGAATGATTTCTATAGAAGCACCACCCGCTGGAATCAAACAGAAGCTTCTTGACCAAAACATTTTTTTCAAAAGCTTTTTGCGAATCAAAGGAAAGTCACGTTTTATCAATCGAGAACTGGTACTCTTATAAGCATTTAGAAACTTTGATCTTTCACTAGTAGGATGTGCCTTGAACATGACGTGTATAGGGTCTTTATCGTGGTTCCAGCCTTTAACCGAAATAGTATATGACTGAGCTATTCCTACAAATTTTTTTTTTGCCTAGTTTGACCTATCAGCATCAAATACTTGTCTACGATGTTTCACTACCAAGAAAAGATGATCATACAATAAGAATACGGAGGGATTATGGTAAACTACTGAAGAAATGTTAAGCCACGCAAATTCGCCAATCTATTTAAAGGATAGCATTAATCATGCGGAGGCATTGATTCGAATTCAATCTTCATAACTGCTTTAAAATTATTATAGAAATAAGTTGTTTACATAATTGGGGGAAACTTTGTATGAAAAAAGAGGATATACAATGTGAGACATTGTGAAGCACAGGGGCAACCTTCGGGGTCACCACTAACAGAAAAGGGTTTTATACAAGCGAAATATCTATCTGACTTTTTATCAAATACTAAAATTGAACGTATCAAATCAATCCCTTTTTTACGTGCAATTCAATCAGTGGAACCAACAAGTAAGGAAATATACATAAAAATAGAAATTGAAGAATGTTTGTCAGAACGTATAATAAGTACACTGGATTTCCCAAATTGACCTGAAAAACTTAAAGTAACATTCAATATTTTGGAGTTGAAATTTGATGGAAGTGAGTCGAGTAAAGAAGCTATGAGCCGAATAGTAAACGTAGTACATGAGGTTTTTAAAAGTGAATCTGAAAACACTATAATTGTTATTCACGGAAATTTAATGTCTCTTTTGCTAAGGCTCTTTTCGTATACTTTGTTGCTATTGGCACAAAGAAAAAACAGGTAGTAAGGTTTTTTCGACGGATTTCTTATTTTTTTATCTAGAAATGGAGAAATTTTCATTAGGAAAAGAGCACGAAGTCATACAAATCAAGGGATATATTCCTATTCGAAAAGCCACAATCTTTGCGAAAACAGCCTTTGCTAAAGAATTTTGATAACAACTTTGATTTTGATTGTTGGAAGACTTTTAGTAATCCTGATGTGTTTGTATTGATTAACACCAACAATGAAGTGGGTTTGGAACATTTATGGGAAGAGGAATTAATAAAAAAATAGTAAATTTGGAATTTGTTTTGTTCAATTAAAGAGCGCGATTGTGAGGTAGCATATAGATTTAATCGACATTATTCTTATATTTTTAGGTGAATTGGAGTATCTTACATCAAAAATTAAACAAGCATAACCCCGTCCTAAATTTATAGCGGGGTTATGCTTGATTAGGGTTTAATATAAACTATCTATATTGTTACTTTACAAAAATCTCATTGCGATGTACTTTTTTTTCATCGTAGGGCTTTTTATAATTATTTCATTTTAAACGAACTCTTCAACGAAACAATTCGGTTAAAGACAATATAATCATCTGTCGAATGTTTTGAATCAACATTAAAGTAGCCGTGACGGAAAAATTGGAATTTCTCTTGTGGAGAAACGTCTTTCATATTCGGCTCAATGAATCCGTTCAGAACCTCTAGTGATTGTTCATTCACACGTTCTAGGAAATTTTTATCACTAGTGGCTTCTACATCATCAAGAATAAGTGGCTCATATAAACGGAATTCTGCTGGGACCGCTTGACTCGCGTCGACCCAATGTAGTGTTCCTTTTACTTTTCTACCGGTAAAGCCACTCCCACTTTTCGTCTCCACATCATACGTACAATGAAGCTCACAGACATGCCCGTCCTCATCTTTAATGACATCTTCGCATTTGATGAAATACGCATGCTTTAAGCGTACTTCATTACCAGGGAAGAGACGGAAGTATTTTTTGGGTGGATTTTCCATAAAATCTTCTTGTTCGATATAAATCTCACGAGAAAATGGAATTTGGCGAATCCCCATATCAGGATTTTCTGGATTAATTTCGGCATCGAGCATCTCAACTTGTCCTTCTGGGTAATTTGTGATGACGACTTTTAAAGGACGAAGAACCCCCATCGTACGTGGCGCTTTTAGTTTCAGGTCTTCACGAACGAAATGATCGAGCATTTGTTCATCTACTGCGCCAGATCCTTTTGAGACGCCTGTTGCATAAACAAACTCTCGAATGGCCTCTGGTGTAAACCCACGACGACGTAAGCCTGATATTGTTGGCAGACGAGGGTCATCCCAACCATCAACAAAATTTTCGTCGACAAGTTGCTTTAACTTTCGTTTACTCATGACGGTATTTGTTACATTCAAACGGCCAAATTCGATTTGTTGTGGTTGAGTCTCCATTTCACATTCTGCTGTTACCCAGTAGTAAAGTGGGCGATGATCTTCGAATTCCGTTGTACATAAAGAATGCGTCACATTTTCAAGTGCATCTTCAATCGGGTGGGCATAATCATACATCGGGTAAATACACCATTTCTCGCCAGTATTATGGTGGGATACATGCGAAACTCGGTACAGAACAGGATCTCGTAGGTTAATATTCGGAGAGCTCATATCGATTTTGGCACGTAATACTTTTGTTCCGTTTTCGAATTCTCCATTTTTCATCCGCTCGAACAGGTCAAGGTTTTCATCAACTGATCGATTACGGTAAGGACTATCTTTTCCAGGATCAGTAAGTGTTCCTCGGTACTCACGAAT includes the following:
- a CDS encoding helix-turn-helix domain-containing protein; amino-acid sequence: MAIIINIDVMLAKRKMSVTELSERVGITMANLSILKNAKAKAIRLSTLEAICRALDCQPGDILEYKNDEDTQE
- a CDS encoding flavin reductase family protein, with amino-acid sequence MHKVINPKILYFGTPVVLVSTRNADGSNNLAPISSVWWMGQSCMVGMSGNSKTVENLLIEKECVLNLPSVELVEKVDRLALLTGKTPIPQYKKDMGYQFEKNKFEIAGFTKQPSREVNAPRVKECPVQLEAVVKNVYSFEQPSAMKAIEMNIVKAHIESSLLTDDGKNHIDSDKWKPLIMSFCEFYGLGEKVFPSTLAKPFTEQANR
- a CDS encoding DUF2975 domain-containing protein: MKQGTTLFLKLAVFIIGTPVLVLCIYGLPWLAGEVAEMHIEWAYLQYLVLVGGYTTAIAFFVALYQALRLLNYIDKNKAFSELSVKSLKNIKNCAITISILYVTGMPFFYLIAEVDDAPGIILLGMVIIFASFVIAVFAAVLQKLLQEAINIKSENDLTV
- a CDS encoding phosphotransferase → MGTIYYGAVDRVRPHHQQMGLSSSLLEMVEPYVREENIQLCPQKVLLTGEYTPFNLLMKKREGSWRLHGLIDFADCFLGDATYDLLGPIMFMFFTEEGLTQQFLESYGYKGSKEQLMTYLLLHRFSDLPYYMSKSDSSQEAKTIEELEDVFF
- a CDS encoding RNA-guided endonuclease InsQ/TnpB family protein, with the protein product MFAKTFGCVPFVYNKILDDRISSYQESQESMDQSVKYPTPAQYKPEFPFLKEVDSLALANAQMNLNKAYATFFRDKSGGFPKFKSKKEHHHSYTTNNQKETVYMENGYIKLPKLKTLVRIKQHRPFSSLIKSVTISKTLTNKYFAAVLVEENE
- a CDS encoding bifunctional transcriptional activator/DNA repair enzyme AdaA translates to MDRREFVMMGIESIKDRQWKAIVENDSAFDGEFYYAVKSTGVYCRPSCKSRIPNLENVVVFKDPDELDSFPFRPCKRCKPDQLLWPEEEWVEEVVHWIDQHYHHHLTLEGIASEHHRSPFHLQRMFKRVKGESPLEYIQKIRLEKAAILLSHTKKSITQISLDVGIMNISYFTTLFKKKNNLTPSQYRKRQQKTK
- a CDS encoding histidine phosphatase family protein — its product is MRHCEAQGQPSGSPLTEKGFIQAKYLSDFLSNTKIERIKSIPFLRAIQSVEPTSKEIYIKIEIEECLSERIISTLDFPN
- a CDS encoding bifunctional metallophosphatase/5'-nucleotidase; this translates as MKLKIIHTNDLHSHFDQFSRAASLIDAHRDEHTLLLDGGDFADFKSIELQGTRGMAAVELLESLGYDALTIGNNEMFNGPDTLEYMALNSKVPFISNNLLKKDLTSFQSVFKSIVTVKNNLRIMITGSSPDLGGFNDGLGIHISNYKTALIEELNKKRGLYDICILLSHIGTVADEELAKEVPEIDVILSAHDHQLYSEAKTMNGTILNSAGSYGDYIGIVELEVKDSLVKLLHSATIPTRNSDQHSTILSILAKNKEKAIEQLSRPLYELARPLWHDVMEENPLSNLIADGLKDMLDGDLGLINSGICNAGVFHYISQKKLIEICPSPLNPTSIEIKGKYIKAALQQSLDAQVCLADGKGPGFRGKFVGSLHISGAEITHDGRKVLEVFVGERPLEDEEWYTVATSDYLQRGSGYPPLSNNQNELYRPEEIKDVIKLYGQKQEFMEKATIRRWKKRAGISV
- a CDS encoding phosphotransferase, with translation MKLSEIQPQQYEQLHSEHSYWDEKIKAIAQKEQLPFETLCRFSYGGTIVYSLDERVVIKLFPSFDQQEFLIEQEILQHLKHHPLPVEVPELIGVGKFEGWSYVTMNQVEGNLLVELWDALSFNEKKLIACDLGLLIQKVHALPTGSLVESEIKWEQFITEQWIG
- a CDS encoding glutamine--tRNA ligase/YqeY domain fusion protein; this translates as MENSNFIKTIIKEDLESGKRKEVITRFPPEPNGYLHIGHAKSIVINFGLADEFNGKTNLRFDDTNPLKEDQEYVDSIKEDVAWLGYDWDNLLFASNYFDEMYERALLLIKKGKAYVDDLTAEEIREYRGTLTDPGKDSPYRNRSVDENLDLFERMKNGEFENGTKVLRAKIDMSSPNINLRDPVLYRVSHVSHHNTGEKWCIYPMYDYAHPIEDALENVTHSLCTTEFEDHRPLYYWVTAECEMETQPQQIEFGRLNVTNTVMSKRKLKQLVDENFVDGWDDPRLPTISGLRRRGFTPEAIREFVYATGVSKGSGAVDEQMLDHFVREDLKLKAPRTMGVLRPLKVVITNYPEGQVEMLDAEINPENPDMGIRQIPFSREIYIEQEDFMENPPKKYFRLFPGNEVRLKHAYFIKCEDVIKDEDGHVCELHCTYDVETKSGSGFTGRKVKGTLHWVDASQAVPAEFRLYEPLILDDVEATSDKNFLERVNEQSLEVLNGFIEPNMKDVSPQEKFQFFRHGYFNVDSKHSTDDYIVFNRIVSLKSSFKMK